The Cupriavidus necator DNA window CTTGTCGCTTTCCGCCTTGAGCCAGGTGCGCAGCCCTTCCGGCGTCTGCTTGTCTACCGGCACAACCTCCGCACCCAGGTCGTCAAGCCGCTTGGCCACGGCGGGATCCTTCAGTGCCTGCTGCAGCGCCCTGGTCAGCCTGGCAGTGACCTCGGGCGGCGTGCCCTTGGGCGCATAGATCCCGTGCCACACCTTCATCGAGAAGCCCTTCAGGCCGCCTTCCTGCAGCGTCGGCGCATTGGGCAGTGCCTTGATGCGGCTAGGCGTCGTCACGCCATACAGCTTGACGCGGTTGGCGTTGATATGCGGCAGCGTCGAGGTGGTCTGGTCGCACAGCAGGTCCACCTGCCCGCCCAGCAAGGCCGTCAGCGCGGGGCCGGTGCCCTGGTAGGGAATGGAAGTCATCTTGACCTTGACTGCCTCCTCGAACAGCAGGCCGCATAGCTGCGAAACCGCGCCAAGGCCGGCATTGGCCAGCGAGACCTTCTCCTTGTTCTGCGAGACATACTTGATCAGCTCCGCCGCGTTGGCCGGCGGCAGGTCCTTGCGGCCCAGCAGCGTCATCGGCACATCCGCCACCTGCCCGATGTACTCGAAGTCCTTCATCGGACTGTAGGAGAGCTTCTTGTACAGCGCCGGCGCCGTCGCCATGCCATTGTGGTGGATCAGGATGGTGTAGCCGTCGGGCTGCGCCCGCGCCACGAATGCGGCCGCCACCGTGCCGCCGGCGCCGAGCTTGTTCTCCACGACAACGCTCTGTCCCAGATCCTTCGACATGGCCTGGCCAAGGGCCCGCGACACCACATCGGTCGGGCCGCCGGCCGAGAACGGCACCACCAGCGTGATGGGCTTGGACGGATAGGCATCCGCTGCCAGCGCCCCCGCGGAAAACGCCAGTCCAAGCGCTCCGCACATGATCCACTTCATACCGGCCAGCGTGGCCTTGCCCGCTTGAACGCACATATCACCGTCTCCATGTCGCCGGCACGCTGACTGTGTCGCGCCGGTCGGTTTATCAAACAGCGCTAGAGTGCGGGATAGCGGCACCGGAGGACAATCCGGATTTATCGAACGGGCCATACGGCCAGGCCGAACGCACGCCAGCCGACCACCCGGTCGGGAACTTCTGCCCGAAGTCGCAGGTCTCCCGGGCCAGCATGGCGAGGGACGACACAAGCTTGCTGCGCTGGTCACTCTTGCAGATGGCGGCATCCGCCCGCCACCATGGCGCATCTTCCGGCGCAGGTCGAGGCTTCATGTTCAGCTCTCCATCGCCACGCGCCCACGGCACTGGTCCGCTTGAAATCGCCTGAAATTTTCAACCAATGAAAATATATGGCATTCGTTTGACGCTCGTTCGCTCCCCTCCCTAAGATCTCCCGCACAGAGTTTCCCTCAACGAAACCAGATGCGCGCGCACCGCCTCGCGCCCAGGAGACAACCCGATGCAGCGTCATTCCCGCCAGCGGCGTGCCATAGTTGCGGCGCTCGCCACCCTGCCTGCCTTGTGCGCCTGGTCCGCACCGGCCTGCGCGGCAGAGGCATTTCCTTCGCGTCCGATCCGGCTGGTGGTGCCCTTCACGCCCGGCGGCACCACTGACATCCTGGCGCGCCTGGTTGCGCAGAAGGCCGGCGAGGCGCTGGGCCAGCAGATCGTGGTCGACAACCGTCCGGGCGCGGGCGGCAACATCGGCGCTGAGGCCGTGGCGCGCAGTGCAGCTGACGGCTATACGCTGCTGATGGGCACGTTGGGCACGCAGGTGACCAACCAGTTCATTTACCCGCGCATGCCGTACGACAGCACCCGGGACTTCGTGCCCGTGACGCTGGTCGCCAATTCCCCCAACGTGCTGCTTGTCAACAGCACGCTGAACGCAAGGTCGGTGGGCGAACTGGTGACGCTGGCCAGGCGCGAGCCGGGCAAGATCAACTATGCCTCGACCAGCACCGGCGGGTCGCCCCACCTGTCAGGCGAGTTGCTGAACATGATGGCGGGCGTCAGCATGCAGCACGTGCCGTACAAAGGGGCCGCCCCCGCCATGACGGACCTGCTCGCGGGCCAGGTCAACCTGATGTTCGACAACCTGCCGTCCGCGCTCGCACAGATCCAGGCTGGCAAGGTGACGGCGCTGGCGGTCACCAGTGCCAGGCGGGCCTCGGTGCTGCCTTCCGTGCCGACCGTGCGCGAGTCGGGGCTGCCGGGCTATGAAGTCAATTCCTGGTTCGGGCTGCTCGCGCCGGCCGGCACGCCGCCCGAGCGCGTGCGCCGGCTCCAGCAGGCGGTGGACAAGGTGCTGGCCACGCCCGACGTGCGCAAGCGCATCGAACAGCTTGGCGCCGAGCCGGGCGGCGAAGGCTCCGCCGCGTTCGCGGCGCAGATCAGGAGCGATACGGAAAAATGGTCGCGCGTGATCCAGACCGCCGGCATCAAGCCGCAATGACGCGGCTGGGCAGCGCCAACCCCTGACACAGGACAATCATGACCAAGACCAACACCCTTCGCATCGGCTCGGGATCGGGCTGGTGGGGCGACCGCGTCGAGCCGGCCGAGCGTTCGGCGC harbors:
- a CDS encoding tripartite tricarboxylate transporter substrate-binding protein encodes the protein MCVQAGKATLAGMKWIMCGALGLAFSAGALAADAYPSKPITLVVPFSAGGPTDVVSRALGQAMSKDLGQSVVVENKLGAGGTVAAAFVARAQPDGYTILIHHNGMATAPALYKKLSYSPMKDFEYIGQVADVPMTLLGRKDLPPANAAELIKYVSQNKEKVSLANAGLGAVSQLCGLLFEEAVKVKMTSIPYQGTGPALTALLGGQVDLLCDQTTSTLPHINANRVKLYGVTTPSRIKALPNAPTLQEGGLKGFSMKVWHGIYAPKGTPPEVTARLTRALQQALKDPAVAKRLDDLGAEVVPVDKQTPEGLRTWLKAESDKWQPLLKTMKVEAD
- a CDS encoding Bug family tripartite tricarboxylate transporter substrate binding protein; its protein translation is MQRHSRQRRAIVAALATLPALCAWSAPACAAEAFPSRPIRLVVPFTPGGTTDILARLVAQKAGEALGQQIVVDNRPGAGGNIGAEAVARSAADGYTLLMGTLGTQVTNQFIYPRMPYDSTRDFVPVTLVANSPNVLLVNSTLNARSVGELVTLARREPGKINYASTSTGGSPHLSGELLNMMAGVSMQHVPYKGAAPAMTDLLAGQVNLMFDNLPSALAQIQAGKVTALAVTSARRASVLPSVPTVRESGLPGYEVNSWFGLLAPAGTPPERVRRLQQAVDKVLATPDVRKRIEQLGAEPGGEGSAAFAAQIRSDTEKWSRVIQTAGIKPQ